The following proteins are encoded in a genomic region of Gossypium hirsutum isolate 1008001.06 chromosome D05, Gossypium_hirsutum_v2.1, whole genome shotgun sequence:
- the LOC121217240 gene encoding uncharacterized protein, producing the protein MTEKKQISNVTVPERRGGTSISNFEELFEYPSYNLSSLDILALYELTELRVIWSGPIQVEHFQNLTHLTVQDCRRLRYIFSPTIARNLPQLRTLDVLDCEELEQIIEKDQTPSQHHLQPICFPNLKWITIEILQKLEELKLSRVSKLEQVFEGDEGNVSKNEAK; encoded by the exons ATGACAGAAAAGAAGCAAATAAGCAACGTGACAGTCCCTGAAAGGAGAGGAGGAACATCAATTTCCAATTTTGAAGAGTTATTTGAATATCCTAGTTATAATCTTTCAAGTCTGGACATCCTAGCGTTGTACGAACTAACTGAATTACGGGTGATATGGAGTGGTCCCATCCAAGTTGAACACTTTCAAAATCTCACTCATTTGACAGTCCAAGATTGCAGAAGGTTAAGATACATCTTCTCGCCTACCATCGCTCGAAATTTGCCACAATTGCGCACTTTGGATGTACTTGACTGTGAGGAATTGGAGCAAATAATTGAGAAGGATCAAACTCCATCACAACATCATCTCCAACCTATTTGCTTCCCTAATTTGAAGTGGATTACAATCGAGAT CCTTCAAAAACTAGAAGAACTAAAGCTTAGCAGAGTCTCCAAATTGGAGCAGGTGTTTGAAGGAGATGAGGGAAATGTGAGTAAGAACGAAGCGAAGTGA
- the LOC121217241 gene encoding disease resistance protein At4g27190, whose product MGCGFCGAALPNIVATLVVDCVVKPVGRRVDYVRRFHDNVEKLLEKKRELADARDRLLHKIEDAKNRLLLIENDVQNLQSRADETLSDMGTLEEEIQLNKRCVNWCPNWSWRYQLSKKAMKKIQDISELLDNFGQLGPVGYRDPTALPTIDFLCSEEFVVSESSKAAFNQMIEALKDENINMIELWGMGGVGKTSLAREVGSLAKKLNLVDKKLNSFDKVVITTVSQKPNFERIQDQIAQYIGFDMKNEQGRRSEQELWLRLKKEQRILIILDDIWEPINLKEKIGIPIGDDHKGCKVLLTTRRQLVCRAMDCQNVVQLGCLNDDEARTLFEKKAGLDDFSDDSIKILANQIVKKCGGLPIAIVPLGSALKGKTHHEWQAAYRRLKDRRLTEIEDVNEENAYVCLEASFDNLKNMETKTCFLLCSLFPEDDEIYVENLVGYAWGLELYKGMDSIKDVRSEVLASIETLKNSGLLLDCGERHVKMHDVVRQFVLWIASSRKEISFGIVETLPMDESFKHYTAISFETDQTDELPKGVGFPFTIPAWPPCMVTLAAAWGLTSTLLLSFYAADS is encoded by the exons ATGGGTTGCGGATTTTGTGGGGCTGCTCTTCCTAACATCGTTGCAACACTGGTTGTGGACTGTGTGGTGAAGCCGGTAGGACGTCGAGTTGATTATGTCCGCCGCTTTCATGACAATGTTGAAAAGCTCCTAGAGAAAAAGCGTGAACTTGCAGATGCACGAGATCGTCTACTACATAAGATCGAGGATGCTAAAAATCGGCTTCTACTAATTGAAAATGATGTACAGAACTTGCAATCAAGGGCAGACGAAACACTGTCGGATATGGGAACTCTGGAGGAGGAAATCCAACTGAATAAAAGGTGTGTCAATTGGTGTCCTAATTGGAGTTGGAGATATCAATTAAGCAAGAAAGCAATGAAGAAAATCCAGGATATCTCTGAGCTTTTGGACAATTTCGGTCAACTTGGACCAGTCGGTTACCGTGATCCTACTGCCCTTCCCACTATAGACTTCCTATGTTCTGAGGAATTTGTGGTTTCAGAATCTTCGAAGGCTGCTTTCAATCAAATGATTGAAGCCTTAAAAGATGAGAATATCAACATGATTGAGTTGTGGGGGATGGGAGGGGTGGGCAAGACCAGCCTGGCTCGTGAAGTTGGAAGTCTAGCTAAAAAGCTGAATTTGGTTGATAAAAAACTGAATTCGTTTGATAAAGTTGTGATTACGACTGTGTCTCAAAAGCCTAATTTTGAGAGAATTCAAGATCAAATTGCACAATACATAGGCTTTGATATGAAGAATGAACAAGGAAGAAGATCCGAGCAAGAATTATGGTTAAGGCTGAAAAAAGAACAGAGGATTCTTATCATCCTTGATGATATTTGGGAACCTATCAACTTAAAGGAGAAGATAGGAATTCCAATTGGGGATGATCATAAAGGCTGCAAAGTTCTTTTAACAACTCGCCGTCAACTAGTATGTCGAGCTATGGATTGTCAAAACGTGGTACAACTTGGCTGTTTGAATGATGATGAAGCTAGGACTCTGTTTGAAAAGAAAGCAGGTCTAGATGACTTTTCTGATGATTCTATTAAAATCCTAGCAAATCAAATTGTCAAAAAATGCGGGGGTTTGCCTATAGCTATAGTTCCGCTAGGAAGTGCCTTGAAAGGTAAAACCCATCATGAGTGGCAAGCTGCATACCGGAGACTCAAAGATCGTAGATTGACTGAAATTGAGGATGTTAATGAAGAAAATGCCTATGTATGTCTTGAGGCGAGCTTCGACAACTTGAAGAATATGGAGACCAAGACATGTTTCTTGTTGTGCTCTTTATTTCCTGAAGATGATGAGATTTATGTGGAGAACTTGGTAGGATATGCATGGGGACTGGAGTTGTATAAAGGCATGGACTCAATTAAAGATGTTAGAAGTGAAGTGCTTGCATCAATTGAGACCCTCAAGAACTCCGGTTTGTTGCTAGATTGCGGAGAAAGGCATGTCAAAATGCATGACGTGGTTCGCCAATTTGTTTTGTGGATAGCATCTTCAAGAAAGGAGATTTCTTTTGGGATTGTTGAAACACTCCCGATGGATGAAAGTTTCAAGCATTACACAGCAATCTCCTTCGAAACCGATCAAACGGATGAACTTCCTAAAGGAGTGGGTTTTCcatt CACGATCCCTGCATGGCCACCTTGCATGGTCACCTTGGCTGCTGCATGGGGGttgacttcaacactcctcctcagCTTCTATGCAGCAGACTCCTAA